A window from Kovacikia minuta CCNUW1 encodes these proteins:
- a CDS encoding caspase family protein — MASNWAITIGISQYKRLQSLQYAQQDAKLIRDFLVQDAKFDQVYYFSDDSPAVVLDAGITIPTQPTVSHLRQFLEVRFAEPFLKPEDSLWFFFSGHGLQYANWDYLMPCDGDPEIVEETALQIDYIAECLKRSGATNIVLVLDACHTEEQKFGQGFGTDPQGVTTIFSSGFGETSYEIEALQHSSFTYALLEKLRTQNRNKSATLGHLYRYLCKRVPQLNRQYGKPAQVPRISVDPAIALETIPIPQSTTPHQKIPFVELAVGILVLITGGVGYSWYQQSVPSSVSSKPAAASLNHSKVSSSPRVDRSKANTVKPSPAPKVGNPNSNRQGAKPAAAGSPNQPDASKQNAAAAIYGKAPRPGKYQAKNAYFDTSGREIGSNQGRFCIRIINTPPASSAGYQQEIVSSLSFHNDQIYLDATLNVLQVNSTNTEFEDSEGIWQWAESKIGNSKLMAECLASRGSYIRQAKSRVTNEQ, encoded by the coding sequence ATGGCAAGCAACTGGGCAATCACAATAGGAATTAGTCAATATAAACGGCTGCAATCTCTGCAATATGCACAACAGGATGCAAAGTTAATCCGAGATTTCCTGGTTCAAGATGCTAAGTTCGACCAGGTTTATTATTTTTCAGATGATTCCCCAGCCGTTGTCCTGGATGCAGGAATTACGATTCCAACCCAACCAACTGTCTCTCATCTGCGGCAGTTTCTAGAGGTACGATTTGCCGAGCCTTTCCTCAAGCCGGAGGATTCACTTTGGTTTTTCTTTAGCGGGCATGGGTTGCAGTACGCGAACTGGGATTATTTGATGCCCTGCGATGGCGACCCGGAGATTGTGGAGGAAACCGCACTTCAAATCGACTACATTGCAGAATGCTTGAAACGGAGCGGGGCAACCAATATTGTTCTGGTGCTGGATGCTTGCCATACTGAGGAACAAAAGTTTGGGCAGGGCTTTGGAACCGATCCCCAGGGAGTAACTACGATTTTCTCGTCCGGTTTTGGTGAAACGTCCTATGAAATTGAAGCTTTACAGCACAGTTCTTTTACCTACGCGCTACTAGAAAAGTTGCGGACTCAAAATCGGAATAAGAGTGCAACATTGGGGCACCTGTACCGATATTTGTGCAAGCGTGTTCCCCAACTCAACCGCCAGTACGGTAAACCTGCTCAAGTTCCCCGTATAAGTGTCGATCCTGCGATCGCCCTGGAAACCATCCCCATTCCCCAATCCACAACCCCTCATCAAAAAATCCCGTTTGTAGAACTGGCGGTTGGCATTTTGGTATTGATCACTGGGGGTGTGGGATACAGCTGGTATCAACAGTCAGTGCCATCTTCGGTTTCTTCTAAACCTGCGGCGGCTTCGCTCAATCATTCAAAGGTTTCATCCTCGCCCAGGGTCGATCGGTCTAAGGCAAATACGGTCAAACCTTCCCCTGCGCCAAAAGTAGGGAATCCTAATTCAAATCGTCAGGGTGCTAAACCCGCAGCTGCTGGGTCGCCAAATCAACCTGATGCATCGAAACAGAATGCGGCAGCGGCAATTTATGGGAAGGCACCCCGACCGGGTAAATATCAGGCTAAAAATGCTTACTTTGATACATCGGGTCGGGAAATCGGAAGCAATCAAGGTCGGTTCTGCATCAGAATTATTAACACGCCTCCTGCCTCGTCCGCTGGGTATCAGCAGGAGATTGTGAGTAGCCTGTCTTTTCATAACGACCAGATTTACCTTGATGCGACACTCAATGTTTTGCAAGTTAATTCAACCAACACTGAATTTGAAGACAGTGAAGGGATCTGGCAGTGGGCAGAAAGTAAAATTGGCAATTCTAAGCTGATGGCGGAGTGTTTGGCATCCAGGGGCAGCTATATTCGCCAGGCTAAGAGTAGGGTGACGAATGAGCAGTAA
- a CDS encoding NACHT domain-containing protein: protein MFIERILIPAATLTLASIFSRVVCDGGGKFFGWIKEKDEDPEQLIARASEQYVQNYAARHGILKVLGMREPVPLESVYTAVQFLDRTGISRFESIEDLEKAFRQQPDRSFQPKNSQKRDGLKVANEKQFLMVLGGPGAGKSTFLRKMGLEALKGVGGKYEHECIPVLIELKSFSTAEIEIEKAIAQEFRICGFPSPDVVTEKLLEQGKLLILLDGLDEVPGKNVDAAIQQIQNFVDQHDKNRFIASCRVAAYRHNFRRFTDVGMADFNQAQIEQFIRNWFYSEADQEANTAQKCWNLLQKKENRAAKELAQSPLLLTLLCLVYHSSQNFPQNRSVLYRKALRVLLEEWAAEKRIFQDEIYQGLSTELEEVLLSEVAYKGFEANRLFFSQREVVDQIRTFLAENLNAPKYLDGEAVLDAIAIQQGILVERAQDVFSFSHLTLQEYLTAQYIDDHHLTRKLVTDHLTHDRWQEVFLLVAGLMRGGADSLLLAMETQAKTYINTPKLRALLNWADEITDCASDQLSPAARRTAALFLALINDYALNLARILNPTLARTLELTRTLAQTRIPGFMQNADNTPARSAIPTRALAISLIQPSSTRAIGQAISHTYTQTIIDELEKLTICREINFKVLLARLEVLKEQAPDLRQPASVFQEFHNRVFQVWFHTLKLDPTWINLSNDELRRLERYLYANWLIVRCKQAAVRISPQTWGAIEERMLKI from the coding sequence ATGTTCATTGAGCGCATCCTGATTCCAGCCGCAACGCTAACATTGGCATCGATTTTTAGTCGTGTCGTCTGCGATGGTGGGGGCAAGTTTTTTGGTTGGATCAAAGAGAAAGATGAGGACCCGGAACAACTGATTGCAAGGGCATCGGAGCAGTACGTTCAGAACTATGCTGCCCGTCACGGAATTTTGAAGGTGCTGGGGATGCGGGAGCCTGTTCCCCTGGAATCGGTCTATACTGCTGTTCAATTCCTAGACCGGACGGGCATCAGCCGCTTTGAATCGATCGAAGACCTGGAGAAAGCCTTTCGGCAGCAGCCCGATCGCAGCTTCCAACCCAAGAATTCCCAGAAGCGGGATGGGTTGAAGGTTGCGAATGAGAAGCAATTTTTGATGGTGTTGGGGGGACCGGGGGCCGGCAAGTCCACCTTTCTACGCAAAATGGGGTTGGAGGCGCTCAAGGGGGTGGGGGGGAAATATGAGCATGAGTGCATCCCGGTTTTGATTGAACTGAAAAGTTTTAGCACCGCTGAGATTGAGATTGAGAAAGCGATCGCCCAGGAGTTTCGCATCTGCGGGTTTCCATCGCCGGATGTGGTGACGGAAAAGCTGTTGGAGCAGGGTAAACTCCTGATTTTGTTGGATGGGTTGGATGAAGTACCCGGCAAGAATGTGGATGCGGCAATTCAACAAATCCAGAACTTTGTCGATCAACACGACAAAAACCGCTTTATTGCCTCCTGTCGGGTTGCGGCATACCGCCACAATTTTCGCCGTTTTACGGATGTGGGCATGGCAGACTTCAACCAGGCACAGATAGAGCAATTTATTCGTAACTGGTTTTATTCTGAAGCTGACCAGGAGGCAAACACCGCCCAGAAATGCTGGAACTTATTGCAAAAAAAAGAAAACCGAGCGGCAAAAGAACTGGCCCAATCCCCCCTACTCTTAACGCTCCTGTGTCTGGTCTACCACAGTTCCCAAAACTTTCCCCAAAATCGTAGTGTGCTTTACCGTAAAGCGCTGCGAGTGTTGCTCGAAGAGTGGGCAGCCGAGAAACGGATCTTTCAGGATGAGATTTATCAGGGGTTAAGTACGGAGTTGGAGGAGGTGTTGCTGTCTGAGGTTGCCTACAAGGGGTTTGAGGCAAATCGGTTGTTCTTCTCCCAACGGGAAGTGGTGGATCAGATCAGAACCTTTCTGGCAGAGAACCTGAATGCCCCCAAGTACCTGGATGGGGAAGCGGTGCTGGATGCGATCGCGATTCAACAGGGCATCCTGGTGGAACGTGCCCAGGATGTGTTTTCCTTCTCCCACCTGACGCTTCAGGAATACCTGACGGCTCAGTACATTGACGACCATCACCTGACGCGCAAATTGGTGACCGATCACCTCACCCACGATCGCTGGCAGGAGGTATTTTTGCTGGTTGCTGGGCTAATGCGGGGGGGAGCCGATTCCCTGCTGCTGGCAATGGAAACCCAGGCAAAAACCTATATCAATACACCAAAACTCCGGGCTTTGCTCAATTGGGCAGACGAAATCACCGATTGTGCTTCCGATCAACTGTCTCCCGCTGCCCGTCGCACCGCTGCTTTGTTTCTGGCACTCATTAACGATTACGCCCTCAACCTTGCCCGGATTCTCAATCCCACCCTTGCCCGTACCCTGGAACTGACTCGGACGCTTGCCCAAACGCGCATTCCCGGATTTATGCAAAATGCCGACAATACCCCTGCCCGGTCAGCGATTCCCACCCGCGCGTTGGCGATCTCGCTGATTCAACCCTCCTCCACGCGGGCGATCGGTCAGGCAATTTCCCATACCTACACCCAAACAATTATTGATGAACTAGAAAAACTCACGATTTGTCGGGAAATTAATTTCAAAGTCCTCCTCGCCCGTTTGGAAGTTCTAAAGGAGCAGGCACCCGATTTGCGTCAACCTGCCAGTGTGTTTCAAGAATTCCACAATCGCGTCTTTCAGGTCTGGTTCCATACCCTCAAACTCGACCCCACCTGGATTAACCTTTCTAATGACGAACTCCGCAGGCTGGAACGCTATCTCTATGCCAACTGGTTAATTGTCCGTTGCAAGCAAGCTGCTGTCAGAATTTCGCCGCAAACCTGGGGAGCGATCGAGGAGCGGATGTTGAAGATTTAG